The following DNA comes from Mucilaginibacter jinjuensis.
AGTCGCGCAGTGTACCATCAGCATCGTACTGGCGGCCCTGGTCATCAAAACCGTGGGTCATTTCGTGGCCTATAACGGCACCGATACCACCGTAGTTAACAGCGTCGTCAGCTTTAAAGTCAAAGAATGGGAACTGTAAAATACCTGCCGGGAAAACGATCTCGTTATTTACCGGGTTGTAATAAGCATTTACGGTAGGTGGGGTCATTCCCCATTCGGTTTTATCAACCGGCTTACCTAAACGGTTTACCATATCATTATAACCCCATGCACCTACGCGGCGTATGTTACCAAAATAGTCGTTACGATTGATAACCAGGCCGGTGTAAGTTTCCCATTTATCGGTATAACCAATTTTTACAGTAAAGGCATTCAGCTTTTTAAGCGCACGGGCTTTGGTTTCAGGCGTCATCCAGTCTAAACGTTGGATGCGCTCGCCTAAACTAACTTTAAGGTTGTTAACCAGGCCTACCATGTAAGCTTTGGCGGCAGGGGTAAAGTATTGCTCTACATAAAGCTGGCCCAATAATTCGCCCAATGAACCATCAACTAACGAAGTCATACGTTCGTTGCGTGGCGTTTGTACTTTTTGGCCGCTTAATACGCTGCTATACTTAAATTGTGCGTTAACAAACGGAGAGCTCAGTGAACCTGCAGAACCTTTCAGTATATTCCACTTTAAATAAGTTTTCCAATCCTGAACAGATGTAGCTGCCAATAACTGATCGGCAGATACTAAGAATGATGGTGAAGAAACCAATACTGTATCCTGACCGTTGATTTTTAATTTAGGCAATAATGCAGCCCAGTTTAAATGCGGGGTGGTTTTACTTAAATCGGCAACGGTAAGTTTATTGTAGGTTTTAATAGGATCGCGCATGGCTACACGGCTCATTTGCGCTTCGGCCAGTTTGCTTTCTATCCCAAAAATGGTTGCTGCATTGGCGGCGGCAGCATCAGCAGAAGTACCCGATAAGGCAAAAAGATCTGTGATATACTGCTTGTAAGCTTCCTGGATGTGCTTGGTACGCGGGTCTGATTTTAAATAATAATCGCGGTCTGGCATACTTGTGCCACCCTGGCCCAGGCTAACCACATATTTGGATACGTTTTTAGAATCCTGGCGAACACCGAAACTAAATAACGGGCTACCTAAAGCATTGGCACGCTGAAAAACAATTTCATTAACAACACCATCCAGGTCTGTTATAGCATCAATACGTTGCAAGTCTGGTTTGATAGGGTCATAGCCGCGTTTTTCGATGGCTACAGTATCCATAGCGCTGGCGTATAAATCGCCCACACGTTGCTTGATACTGCCTTTAGGCTGGCCGGATGCTTTGCTGGCTTCCTCAACAATACCAACCAGTTTTTTGCGGTTATCATCGCGCAGCATTAAAAAGCTGCCCCAGCTGGTTTCTTTTGCAGGGATAGTGTTGTTTTTTAACCAGCCACCGTTGGCGTATTCAAAAAAATCATCGCCTGGTTTAACGGTTGGATCCATATTAGCAGGATCGATGAATTTTTTAGGAGCAGGTGCACCTTTGGCGGCTTGCTTGCCGGTGCCTGCAAATGCATTAGCAGTAAAGCATAGCGCCCCTGCAAGCATTAAATGGGTAAATTTTGATTTCATAAATTAATTGAGATTCGAAATTTAGTTATTTATAAACTAAGTATGCAAATTACGTAGACCCCTAAATGGCGACTGTGTTACTATTAGTTAAAATATTTTTTAATAAACAGGTGCGCTAAATCGATGTTATGCGCCTTAATGTACTGATTGAGAGATCGGTCTGTGCTTTTGTAATATTTTTGTGCCAAAAAAGAAGCCCCCGACATGTCGGGGGCTCTGGGATTTAAAAAATTAAGACTTGTTACCAGATCTTAATGCGGTCTTCAGGCTTCTTGTACATTTTGTCGCCTGGTTGTACGTTAAATGCTTTGTACCATGCATCAATATTTGAAATTGGTGCGTTGGTTCTATATTGTTCAGGCGAGTGTGGATCTGTCAAAATACGTGACGATGCCGACTCTGGCCTTTGGTTGCTTCTCCAAACTTGTGCCCAAGATAGGAAAAAACGCTGATCTGGCGTAAAACCATCGATTTTTGTTTCAGATTGGCCTTGTTTTGTTTTCTTGAAAGCCTCGTAAGCAACGTTCAAGCCACCTAAGTCTGCTAAGTTTTCGCCCAAGGTTAAACGGCCGTTTACGTGGATGGTATCCAGCACAGTGAAGCCATTGTATTGGTCAACCACCATGTCGGCACGGGTTTTAAATTTGTCGGCGTCATCTTTTTTCCACCAGTCGCGCAGGGTACCATCAGCATCATACTGGCGGCCCTGGTCGTCAAAACCGTGGGTCATTTCGTGGCCGATAACCGCACCTATACCACCATAATTAATGGCATCATCAGCACCAAAATCAAAGAATGGGAACTGCAGGATGCCCGCAGGGAAGGTAATTTCGTTGTTAGTTGGGCTATATGAAGCGTTTACAGTTGGAGGTGTCATTCCCCAACGGGTTTTATCAACAGGTTTGCCCAAATGGCCAACAGACTCGGCGTAGCGCCATGCAGAAATACGACGTAAGTTACCGGCATAATCCCCGCGCTCAATCACTAAGCCCGGGTAAGTTTGCCATTTATCAGGATACCCGATTTTAACACCAAAAGCATTCAGTTTTTTAAGGGCGCGCTCTTTGGTTTCTGGGGTCATCCACTCCAAACGTTTAATACGGTCACCCAAAACAGATTTTAGGTTGTTTACCAAGCCAACCATGTATTCCTTAGCGGCAGGGGTAAAGTATTTCTCAACAAACAATTGACCTAACAAGTCGCCAAGGCTGCCGTTAACCAGGCCAGAAATTCTTTCGTCGCGCGGGGTTTGTACCTGCTGGCCGCTTAATGCGCTGCTGTAAGCAAAGCTTGCTTTAACAAAAGGTGAGCTTAATGAATTGGCCGAACCGCGTAAAATTTCCCATTGCAGGTAAACTTTCCAGTCTTCAACTGGTGTGCTTGCTAAAATTTCATCAACAGATTTAAAGAAATCGGGCTGGCGAACCAATACGGTATCCTGGCCGGTAACTTTCATTTTCGGCATTAACTCGGCCCAATTTAAGTGCGGCGTAGTTTTGCTGAAATCGGCAACCGAAAACTTGTTGTAAGTTTTGTTCGGGTCGCGCATGGCGGTACGGCTCATCTGGATGGTAGCCAGCTTGGTCTCTAACGCAAAAATAGTCGCTGCATTTTTCTGGGCTACCTCTTCGCTGCTGCCAGTTAGGGTAAACAGGGTAGTGATGTATTGCTTATAAGCTGCTTGTACCTTTAAAGTACGTGCGTCGCTTTTTAAATAGTAATCGCGATCTGGCAAACTGGTACCGCCCTGGCCTAAACTTACCACGTACTGGGTAGGGTGTTTAGAATCCTGACCAACACCGAAGCTAAACAGCGGGCTGCCTTCGCCTGTGCTGCGTTCGTAAGCCATTTCGTTGATAACGCCATTCAGGTCGCCTATTTTGGCAACGCGGGCAAGTGATGGTTTAATTGGGTCGTAACCACGTTTTTCGATGGTAACGCTGTCCATACCGCTCACGTATAAATCACCTACACGTTGTTTAATGCTGCCTTTTGGAGCTTTGGCAGCGCCGGCATCATTCAATAAAGAGATTAGTTTTTTGGTATTTTCATCGGCCAAAATGGTGAAGTTACCCCAACGGGTTTGCTTGGCTGGAATCACATTCTTTTTAAGCCATGCACCGTTTGCATACTCGTAAAAGTTATCGCCCGGTTTAACGGTTGGATCCATATTGGCAGGATCGATATACTTTTTAGGCGGCGTTGGTGCCTTGGCATCATTGCCGTTTGGGCCTGCAGCCCAGGCATTTGCTGTAAAGCACAGCGCCCCTGCAAGCATTAGGTTAGTTAGTTTTGAGTTCATAGTTCAGTTTAATTAAAGTTTGAAATTAACAATAAGGAGAGGATAGGTGCAAGTAACAATTTAGTGGTGTGTGGTTATTAAGTTATTGGGTTATTAAGTTATTAGGTTGTAGCGGAAGATGTTAGTTGGCTAATGGGTTAATAAGTTATTAGCAGCTCTATACTTTATACTGAAATGGAAGGTGCTAATCCCTCAGTAACTTAATAACCCAATAACTTAATAACCAAATGGACATTTAAACCAAAAACCTTATTTTTGCAAACTATGAGTATTTCTAAGACCTATCAGCCCCAGGAGGCGGAGACTAAGTGGTATAATTACTGGTTAACTAATGGATTTTTTAAGTCGGTGCCCGATGAGCGCGAGCCTTATACCATTGTGATACCGCCACCAAACGTCACCGGGGTGCTGCACATGGGCCACATGCTTAATAATACCATACAGGATGTGCTGATCCGCCGTGCCCGTATGCAGGGTAAAAATGCCTGCTGGGTGCCGGGAACAGACCATGCCAGTATTGCTACCGAAGCTAAAGTTGTTGCTTTATTAAAGGAGCAAGGCATCAATAAAAAAGACCTTACCCGCGATGAATTTTTGAAACACGCCTGGGTTTGGAAAGAGAAATACGGAGGTATCATCCTCGAACAATTAAAGAAATTAGGTGCATCATGCGACTGGGACCGTACCCGTTTTACGATGGAAGACGACCTGAGCGATGCCGTTATAGATACTTTTATCCACCTGTACAAAAAAGGCTGGATCTACCGCGGTGTGCGCATGGTTAACTGGGACCCGCAAGGTAAAACTGCGGTTTCTGACGAGGAAGTAATCCGTAAAGAGGTTAATCAGAAATTATATTACATCAACTACCCGGTTGTTGGTGAAGATGCACACGTTACTATTGCGACTACTCGTCCTGAAACCATTATGGCTGATGCTGCGGTATTCGTAAATCCCAATGATGAACGTTACACGCACCTGCATGGTAAGAGCGTATACATTCCATTGGTTAACCGTGTAATCCCAATTAAGACGGATGGGTATGTTACCATGGATTTTGGTACCGGTTGCTTAAAGGTAACCCCGGCTCACGATTTAAATGACTATGAGCTTGGCCAGAAACATAACCTGCAGGTGATCGACATTTTAAATGACGATGGCAGCCTGAATGATCTTGCACAAATACTGGTAGGTGAAGATCGCTTTGCCGCCCGTAAAAAAATTGCGGTATTGCTGCAAGAAGCAGGTGTACTGGAGAAGGTTGAGGAATATAAATCGCAGGTTGGTTTCTCTGAACGTACTGATGCAGTTATTGAACCTAAATTGTCTATGCAATGGTTCTGCAAAATGGACCAGATGGCTAAGCCTGCATTAGAAGATGTATTGAATGGCGATATTAAACTGATCCCCGAGAAGTTTGTAAACACCT
Coding sequences within:
- a CDS encoding M13 family metallopeptidase → MNSKLTNLMLAGALCFTANAWAAGPNGNDAKAPTPPKKYIDPANMDPTVKPGDNFYEYANGAWLKKNVIPAKQTRWGNFTILADENTKKLISLLNDAGAAKAPKGSIKQRVGDLYVSGMDSVTIEKRGYDPIKPSLARVAKIGDLNGVINEMAYERSTGEGSPLFSFGVGQDSKHPTQYVVSLGQGGTSLPDRDYYLKSDARTLKVQAAYKQYITTLFTLTGSSEEVAQKNAATIFALETKLATIQMSRTAMRDPNKTYNKFSVADFSKTTPHLNWAELMPKMKVTGQDTVLVRQPDFFKSVDEILASTPVEDWKVYLQWEILRGSANSLSSPFVKASFAYSSALSGQQVQTPRDERISGLVNGSLGDLLGQLFVEKYFTPAAKEYMVGLVNNLKSVLGDRIKRLEWMTPETKERALKKLNAFGVKIGYPDKWQTYPGLVIERGDYAGNLRRISAWRYAESVGHLGKPVDKTRWGMTPPTVNASYSPTNNEITFPAGILQFPFFDFGADDAINYGGIGAVIGHEMTHGFDDQGRQYDADGTLRDWWKKDDADKFKTRADMVVDQYNGFTVLDTIHVNGRLTLGENLADLGGLNVAYEAFKKTKQGQSETKIDGFTPDQRFFLSWAQVWRSNQRPESASSRILTDPHSPEQYRTNAPISNIDAWYKAFNVQPGDKMYKKPEDRIKIW
- a CDS encoding M13 family metallopeptidase, which produces MKSKFTHLMLAGALCFTANAFAGTGKQAAKGAPAPKKFIDPANMDPTVKPGDDFFEYANGGWLKNNTIPAKETSWGSFLMLRDDNRKKLVGIVEEASKASGQPKGSIKQRVGDLYASAMDTVAIEKRGYDPIKPDLQRIDAITDLDGVVNEIVFQRANALGSPLFSFGVRQDSKNVSKYVVSLGQGGTSMPDRDYYLKSDPRTKHIQEAYKQYITDLFALSGTSADAAAANAATIFGIESKLAEAQMSRVAMRDPIKTYNKLTVADLSKTTPHLNWAALLPKLKINGQDTVLVSSPSFLVSADQLLAATSVQDWKTYLKWNILKGSAGSLSSPFVNAQFKYSSVLSGQKVQTPRNERMTSLVDGSLGELLGQLYVEQYFTPAAKAYMVGLVNNLKVSLGERIQRLDWMTPETKARALKKLNAFTVKIGYTDKWETYTGLVINRNDYFGNIRRVGAWGYNDMVNRLGKPVDKTEWGMTPPTVNAYYNPVNNEIVFPAGILQFPFFDFKADDAVNYGGIGAVIGHEMTHGFDDQGRQYDADGTLRDWWQKDDADKFKTRADMVVNQYNGFVAVDTMHVNGRLTLGENLADLGGINVAYEAFKKTKEGQSNTKIDGFTPDQRFFLSFAQVWRGLQRPEATAQQVQTDPHSPGRFRTNGPVTNVDAWYKAFNVQPGDKMYKKPEDRIKIW